One window from the genome of Dermacentor variabilis isolate Ectoservices unplaced genomic scaffold, ASM5094787v1 scaffold_13, whole genome shotgun sequence encodes:
- the LOC142566657 gene encoding sodium-coupled monocarboxylate transporter 2-like, which yields MTGSPLVIIGKILYDSATSVEPPRSLNDLNITAYFLRTDIDLTTDETVWAASLAAFPFQLTRIGLDQMITQRFLAARSLSEARTVAFFGVFLVSLFYAIIGLTALAIVYWFRDCDPVLSGAMSRYDQMVPYYINTSAGSVGGIRGLFLAGVVSASVSTVSSVVNSHAAVLYIDVLSPNFHIPENKSSLVIVALAAGSGIIMTLSGLLLPYVSSAAKFFIALYAAASGPFAGIIILAFLLPWANAKGTAVAAVAVFLVQIWQTTGRFVSKIVPATMEYSLNRCSNKSTLTLLAENDRPDVFLLYRLSPYWCCLFSMCCTVLLGLTLSLFCARRGSNVKETLRLTSPLMLKFWRRVGLMPPLREHAVSIEVNGRECNGTTTELKPLRAEERFA from the exons AACTGACATAGACCTCACCACCGACGAAACCGTCTGGGCTGCCTCTTTAGCTGCCTTTCCTTTCCAGCTCACACGCATTGGCTTGGACCAGATGATCACGCAACGGTTTTTGGCAGCAAGATCCCTGTCGGAGGCAAGGAC AGTGGCATTTTTTGGTGTCTTCCTGGTGTCCCTATTTTACGCCATCATTGGCTTGACAGCTCTGGCTATTGTATACTGGTTCCGGGATTGCGATCCCGTTCTCTCTGGTGCGATGTCTCGTTATGATCAG ATGGTCCCCTACTATATTAACACAAGCGCTGGTTCTGTAGGTGGCATCCGAGGTCTATTTTTGGCTGGAGTCGTAAGTGCTTCCGTAAG CACAGTATCCTCCGTAGTAAACTCCCACGCAGCTGTTTTGTATATTGACGTGCTGTCACCGAATTTCCACATTCCGGAAAATAAGTCTTCCCTTGTGATAGTGGCCCTAG CCGCCGGAAGTGGCATCATCATGACCTTGAGTGGCCTCTTGCTTCCTTACGTCAGTTCTGCTGCAAAG TTTTTTATTGCACTGTATGCCGCTGCTTCGGGACCATTCGCAGGAATCATCATTCTTGCATTTCTTTTACCCTGGGCAAATGCTAAG GGCACGGCTGTTGCGGCAGTGGCTGTCTTTCTCGTCCAGATATGGCAAACCACTGGCCGCTTCGTGTCCAAAATTGTACCCGCCACGATGGAGTACAGCCTGAACAGATGTTCGAACAAATCAACACTGACGCTGCTTGCAGAGAATGACAG GCCAGACGTGTTCCTTCTGTACCGCCTGTCGCCATACTGGTGCTGCCTCTTCTCCATGTGCTGTACCGTACTACTTGGTCTGACACTAAGCCTTTTCTGTG CGCGACGGGGCAGTAACGTCAAGGAGACACTCCGCCTTACCAGTCCACTCATGTTAAAGTTCTGGCGCAGAGTTGGGCTTATGCCTCCTTTGAGGGAG CATGCTGTTTCCATCGAAGTCAACGGGCGAGAATGCAATGGGACAACCACTGAACTGAAACCGTTGCGGGCAGAAGAAAGATTTGCGTGA